Proteins encoded together in one Quercus lobata isolate SW786 chromosome 3, ValleyOak3.0 Primary Assembly, whole genome shotgun sequence window:
- the LOC115982105 gene encoding septin and tuftelin-interacting protein 1 homolog 1-like — translation MELIEKFAQWIDDDDNDYSFGVSKRCRLDGDIYKKTKPMNFISTGTQRIDNNGGSAGLGFTEEEEDFLPTAFGKMIKEGALKRMREKEKSKGKRARDDEGGFGFASVGGEFEKHTKGIGMKLLQKMGYKGGGLGKNAQGIVTPIQPKLRPRNMGIGFNDFNETEDKKKGLLGSERVGVERVKEKRLWSTKKKLENEEDLKEEKDRLLVVSERQKRQLYSMVEILNVLDQLDEDRSTGELTLDSLAELFIQLKSRFAEDYKLCNLSVIACSYALPLFIRVFQGWDPLQNPFHGFEIVSLWKSLLLSDQEFTASPYSQLISQVLLPAVRLSVINTWQAREPEPMLRFLDSWQKLLPHSVLHYILDYIVMPKLNSAVGCWEPLRETVPIHLWVHPWLRYLGHKLEGIFETIRFKLSQLLVAWHPSDASAYTILSPWNSVFDSASWEHLMSRFIVPKLQLILQEFQLNPANQKLDEFHWVMKWASDIPSHLMVDMMVRFFFSKWQQVLYHWLQASPDFEEITNWYLEWKELLPKELLANESIRYQLNRGLEMMNQAVEGLEVVQPCLEENIGYFRVPEQRQFEAQQKAVTQQSAMSFSMDDMSVKEVIEAHAQQHGLLFKPKPGRRHDGHQIYAFGNLSVIIDALNQKVYAQIEEGWSLVSLQDLVDKHQSSLS, via the coding sequence ATGGAGTTGATAGAGAAGTTCGCCCAATGGATCGACGACGACGACAACGATTACTCATTTGGAGTATCCAAAAGGTGTCGCTTAGATGGAGATATttacaagaaaaccaaaccgatgAACTTCATCTCCACCGGCACCCAGAGAATCGATAACAATGGCGGCTCTGCTGGTCTTGGGTTTactgaggaggaggaggatttTTTGCCAACGGCGTTTGGGAAGATGATTAAGGAGGGAGCCTTGAAGAGgatgagagagaaggaaaagtCTAAGGGTAAGAGAGCTAGAGACGACGAAGGTGGTTTTGGTTTTGCAAGTGTTGGTGGTGAGTTTGAGAAGCACACCAAAGGGATTGGTATGAAACTGTTGCAAAAAATGGGGTACAAAGGCGGTGGCCTTGGGAAGAATGCACAGGGGATTGTCACTCCGATTCAGCCCAAACTGCGCCCCAGGAACATGGGTATAGGCTTTAACGATTTCAACGAGACAGAAGATAAGAAGAAGGGTTTGTTGGGCAGTGAGCGTGTGGGTGTAGAGAGAGTGAAGGAGAAGCGGTTGTGGTCGACGAAGAAGAAGTTGGAGAATGAAGAGGACTTGAAAGAGGAGAAGGATAGATTGTTAGTCGTCTCTGAGAGGCAGAAGCGGCAGTTGTATAGTATGGTAGAGATATTGAATGTGTTGGATCAATTGGATGAAGACAGATCCACAGGTGAGTTGACATTGGATTCACTTGCCGAGCTATTCATTCAGTTGAAGAGTAGATTTGCTGAGGATTATAAGCTCTGTAACTTGTCTGTCATCGCCTGCTCATATGCTCTGCCTTTGTTTATTAGAGTTTTCCAGGGTTGGGACCCTCTTCAAAATCCCTTTCACGGCTTTGAGATTGTGTCACTGTGGAAGAGTCTACTTCTGAGTGATCAAGAGTTTACTGCTTCGCCTTATTCCCAGTTGATATCCCAAGTTCTTTTACCAGCTGTTAGACTTTCTGTCATCAATACTTGGCAGGCTAGGGAACCTGAACCAATGCTACGGTTCCTGGATTCTTGGCAAAAGTTGTTACCCCATTCCGTCCTCCACTACATACTGGATTACATTGTCATGCCAAAATTAAATAGTGCAGTGGGCTGTTGGGAACCTTTACGCGAAACTGTTCCAATCCACCTTTGGGTGCACCCGTGGTTACGGTATTTGGGACACAAATTGGAAGGTATCTTCGAGACTATACGTTTCAAGTTGAGTCAACTTCTTGTTGCTTGGCACCCAAGTGACGCATCTGCCTATACTATTTTGTCTCCTTGGAATTCTGTGTTTGATTCAGCGAGTTGGGAACACCTTATGAGCAGATTTATCGTTCCAAAGTTGCAGCTTATTCTGCAGGAGTTCCAACTAAACCCTGCAAATCAGAAGCTTGATGAGTTTCATTGGGTTATGAAGTGGGCCTCTGATATTCCAAGTCATCTTATGGTTGATATGATGGTGAGGTTCTTTTTTTCCAAGTGGCAACAGGTTTTGTATCATTGGTTACAAGCAAGCCCAGACTTTGAGGAGATAACAAATTGGTATTTGGAATGGAAGGAACTTCTTCCGAAGGAGCTTCTCGCAAACGAAAGTATCCGGTATCAGCTTAATCGTGGTCTTGAGATGATGAACCAGGCTGTTGAAGGTTTGGAGGTGGTCCAACCTTGTTTGGAAGAAAACATTGGCTATTTTAGGGTACCAGAGCAAAGGCAATTTGAGGCTCAACAGAAAGCAGTAACACAACAATCTGCCATGAGTTTTAGCATGgatgatatgagtgttaaggaAGTTATTGAAGCCCATGCCCAACAACACGGCTTACTATTCAAGCCTAAACCAGGCCGGAGGCATGATGGTCACCAGATCTATGCCTTTGGTAATTTGAGTGTGATAATTGATGCTCTAAATCAAAAGGTGTATGCTCAAATTGAGGAAGGGTGGTCCCTAGTATCCCTTCAAGACTTAGTGGACAAGCACCAGAGTTCTCTTTCGTAG